Proteins encoded by one window of Crassostrea angulata isolate pt1a10 chromosome 9, ASM2561291v2, whole genome shotgun sequence:
- the LOC128163257 gene encoding uncharacterized protein LOC128163257, with the protein MINIAQLKRRLILCLFLTFGLAVIKGYLLYIKSKEVCNENISLSICAIKPTYGLDDTFESLDKKNVVRKAEVIASNYGMVMLTFMNKAFVPFLTNWMCHTKDLVNHSQVLVVVTDESVYRGIVTRYPYLTVMYLNAFSEINGKQRYCSAGFLRVGIYRSRIVNWILQENIPLFLFELDALWLRNPVPFVTSKKNYDLTIIPSYAKTFEAAIGFYFMRNTTRMKMFWMEFVHRLDALDTMFSCLDNTALVRSKDNDQIVLMDLILEHYRNIVIYFLPLNRFLDGKWYKNPNLEQLKHAFILNFNFIIGIDEKIMRAKKFGHWFVASDGVTCLHYIRTDT; encoded by the exons ATGATAAATATAGCTCAATTAAAG CGTCGACTGATTTTATGCTTGTTCTTGACATTCGGGTTAGCAGTTATAAAAGGATATCTTCTTTACATCAAATCCAAAGAAGTTTGCAATGAAAACATCTCGCTCTCAATTTGTGCAATCAAACCAACTTACGGACTTGATGATACGTTTGAATCTCTCGATAAAAAGAATGTTGTTCGCAAAGCAGAGGTAATAGCAAGCAATTACGGAATGGTTATGCTGACCTTCATGAATAAAGCATTTGTTCCTTTTCTTACCAACTGGATGTGCCATACTAAAGATTTGGTGAATCACTCTCAAGTGTTAGTTGTTGTAACAGATGAATCAGTTTACAGGGGCATTGTCACTAGGTATCCGTACTTAACCGTTATGTACTTGAACGCATTCAGTGAAATTAACGGGAAACAAAGGTACTGCTCTGCGGGATTTTTGCGTGTCGGGATATACAGAAGTAGGATCGTTAATTGGATTTTACAGGAAAAtattcctctttttctttttgaattagATGCATTGTGGTTAAGAAACCCAGTTCCTTTTGTGACAAGCAAGAAAAACTATGACTTAACAATTATACCGTCCTATGCCAAAACATTCGAAGCAGCCATTGGGTTTTATTTTATGAGAAATACGACTCGAATGAAAATGTTCTGGATGGAATTCGTTCATCGTCTGGACGCATTAGATACAATGTTTTCATGTTTAGACAACACAGCTCTTGTAAGATCTAAAGACAATGATCAGATAGTCTTGATGGACCTTATTCTAGAACATTACCGAAACATAGTTATCTACTTTTTACCACTGAACAGGTTTCTTGATGGGAAGTGGTACAAAAATCCTAATTTGGAACAATTAAAACACGCTTTTAttcttaatttcaattttattatcgGAATTGATGAAAAGATAATGAGAGCTAAAAAATTTGGACACTGGTTTGTCGCAAGTGATGGCGTGACGTGTCTACATTACATACGCACGGACACGTAG